In Colletotrichum higginsianum IMI 349063 chromosome 3, whole genome shotgun sequence, a genomic segment contains:
- a CDS encoding AIG2-like family protein, with protein sequence MEPKVFFTVVQGNGNPPQVIKDLYTFTPAVLTGYTRHRVQFADYPGMIPEDDGSVLGIYATGLTDANVSKLDFFEGSEYEKKIVKVKIRSGEDGGEEEEREATAYIYKHPKNLERREWSFDEFRRDKMHVWTRESYVFEGCDDFAEFEKTEYEDKDGSAEQVKQVGA encoded by the exons ATGGAGCCCAAGGTCTTCTTCACTGTAGTCCAAGGCAACGGCAACCCGCCCCAGGTCATCAAGGATCTCTATACCTTCACGCCCGCCGTCCTGACGGGCTACACGCGCCACCGCGTCCAGTTTGCCGACTACCCCGGCATGatccccgaggacgacggctcGGTGCTCGGCATCTACGCGACGGGCCTCACGGATGCCAACGTCTCCAAGCTCGATTTCTTCGAAGGTTCCGAGTACGAGAAGAAGatcgtcaaggtcaagattcggagcggcgaggacggtggcgaggaggaggagagggaggccaCGGCGTACATCTACAAGCACCCGAAGAATCTGGAGCGCCGGGAGTGGTCGTTTGACGAGTTCCGCAGGGACAAGATGCACGTCTGGACGCGTGAGAGCTACGTCTTTGAGG GCTGCGATGACTTTGCAGAGTTCGAGAAGACCGAAtacgaggacaaggacggcTCTGCTGAACAAGTCAAACAAGTCGGCGCATAA